From Harpia harpyja isolate bHarHar1 chromosome 21, bHarHar1 primary haplotype, whole genome shotgun sequence, one genomic window encodes:
- the HS3ST2 gene encoding heparan sulfate glucosamine 3-O-sulfotransferase 2: MAHRAPSGRAPAAAPAPSRRLARRVLVLFTLSLSCSYLCYSLLCCCGGGPAAPRARCAPSRAAAAAKKLLQKSRPCGRPPPAEPPGSAAPARRPREPSAPPAGSPPGPARPGAKRLPQAIVVGVKKGGTRAVLEFIRVHPDVRALGTEPHFFDRNYDRGLEWYRSLMPRTLDSQITVEKTPSYFVTKEAPRRIFNMSRDTKLIVVVRNPVTRAISDYTQTLSKKPDIPTFEGLSFRNRSLGLVDTSWNAIRIGMYAVHLESWLQYFPLSQIHFVSGEKLITDPAGEMGKVQDFLGIKRVITDKHFYFNKTKGFPCLKKSESSGLPRCLGKSKGRTHVQIDPEVIEQLRDFYRPYNIKFYETVGQDFRWE, translated from the exons ATGGCGCATAGGGCGCCGAGCGGGCGGGCCCCGGCTGCGGCTCCGGCTCCGTCCCGGCGGCTGGCGCGGAGGGTCCTCGTCCTCTTCACGCTGTCGCTCTCCTGCTCCTACCTCTGCTAcagcctcctctgctgctgcggcggcggccccgccgcgccccgcgcccgctGCGCGCcctcccgcgccgccgccgccgccaagaAACTTCTGCAGAAGTCGCGGCCGTgcgggcggccgccccccgccgagcccccgggcagcgccgcgcccgcccgccgcccgcgggagccctccgcgccgccggccggcagccccccggggccggcccgccCGGGCGCCAAGCGCCTGCCGCAGGCCATCGTGGTGGGCGTCAAGAAGGGCGGCACCCGCGCCGTGCTGGAGTTCATCCGGGTGCACCCCGACGTGCGCGCCCTGGGCACCGAGCCCCACTTCTTCGACAGGAACTACGACCGCGGGCTGGAGTGGTACAG GAGCCTGATGCCGCGAACGCTCGACAGCCAGATCACGGTGGAGAAGACCCCCAGCTACTTTGTCACCAAGGAGGCACCACGGCGGATCTTCAACATGTCCCGGGACACGAAGCTGATTGTGGTGGTGAGGAACCCGGTCACGCGGGCCATCTCGGACTACACACAGACGCTCTCCAAGAAGCCAGACATCCCCACCTTCGAGGGGCTGTCCTTCCGCAACCGCAGCCTGGGGCTGGTGGACACCTCCTGGAACGCCATCCGCATCGGGATGTATGCCGTGCACCTGGAGAGCTGGCTGCAATACTTCCCCCTCTCCCAGATCCACTTTGTCAGCGGGGAGAAGCTGATCACGGACCCAGCCGGGGAGATGGGCAAAGTCCAGGACTTCCTGGGCATCAAACGGGTTATCACGGACAAGCACTTCTACTTCAACAAGACAAAAGGCTTTCCTTGCCTGAAAAAGTCGGAGAGCAGTGGCTTGCCTCGCTGCCTGGGCAAGTCCAAAGGCAGGACTCACGTGCAGATAGACCCCGAGGTGATCGAGCAGCTTCGGGACTTTTATAGACCGTATAATATCAAATTCTATGAAACAGTCGGGCAGGACTTCAGGTGGGAATAA